Proteins encoded in a region of the Solanum dulcamara chromosome 9, daSolDulc1.2, whole genome shotgun sequence genome:
- the LOC129902971 gene encoding uncharacterized protein LOC129902971: MGFVSMFWVLIFILGSVTFQLSQSATVLVDGVSQWKNPTVQIGDSIIFQHKYEYNVYIFQNLNAFNVCNFTQATLLTKSDSKSYTWHPSRPGVFYFSFNNGSNAACLQGQKLAIKVSLSTPAASPASSPEHPPAGSPSVISGGVVSSSPAYPWPFQPREATSPSPAPSALFPANGPMVPEKGGVIPFINSNPAVPLPTGEVDSTTIRPLPTSRSNHQVVGFSAIQRGVCFAIFLMLL; this comes from the exons ATGGGATTTGTCTCTATGTTTTGGGTGCTCATCTTCATTCTTGGAAGTGTAACATTTCAGCTGTCACAAAGTGCAACTGTATTAGTTGATGGAGTTTCacaatggaaaaatccaacAGTACAAATTGGTGATTCCATTA TTTTCCAGCATAAGTATGAGTACAATGTGTACATTTTCCAGAACCTGAATGCCTTCAATGTCTGCAATTTCACTCAAGCTACACTTCTTACTAAATCTGATTCCAAGTCCTACACT TGGCACCCATCAAGGCCAGGTGTTTTTTACTTCTCATTCAACAATGGGTCCAATGCAGCATGTTTACAAGGCCAAAAACTAGCAATTAAGGTATCTCTTTCAACTCCGGCGGCAAGTCCTGCCTCCTCGCCGGAACATCCACCGGCGGGATCTCCATCAGTGATATCCGGCGGCGTTGTTTCATCTTCTCCGGCATACCCATGGCCGTTTCAGCCACGGGAAGCCACTTCTCCGAGCCCTGCACCGAGTGCTCTGTTCCCTGCAAATGGGCCAATGGTGCCGGAAAAAGGAGGTGTAATTCCGTTTATTAACAGTAATCCGGCGGTTCCACTGCCCACCGGTGAAGTAGACTCTACCACTATCCGCCCTTTGCCAACTTCTCGTTCTAATCACCAG